A single Pantoea rwandensis DNA region contains:
- the smrB gene encoding endonuclease SmrB: protein MSKKTPLNQDDQALFRELMSGTRKLKQDTIVHKPVVKTREVPLKRLLSEQADNSHYFSDEFQPLLSSEGPMRYVRADVSHYELKKLRRGDYTPEIFLDLHGLRQQQAKQELGALIAACRREHLFCASVMTGHGKHILKQQTPLWLAQHPHVMAFHQAPKLFGGDAALLVLIEVEEWQPPELP from the coding sequence ATGAGTAAGAAGACGCCCCTAAACCAGGACGATCAGGCGCTGTTTCGTGAGTTGATGAGCGGAACGCGTAAACTGAAACAAGACACTATCGTGCACAAACCGGTAGTGAAAACCCGCGAAGTCCCGCTGAAAAGACTGCTTTCCGAGCAAGCCGATAACAGTCACTACTTCTCAGATGAGTTTCAGCCTTTGCTCTCCAGCGAGGGGCCGATGCGTTATGTGCGCGCGGATGTCAGTCATTACGAGCTGAAGAAATTGCGACGCGGCGATTACACGCCAGAGATTTTTCTCGATCTTCATGGTTTAAGGCAGCAGCAGGCCAAACAGGAGCTGGGGGCGCTCATTGCCGCCTGCCGCCGTGAACACCTGTTTTGTGCCAGCGTGATGACCGGGCACGGCAAGCATATCCTCAAGCAGCAAACACCGCTGTGGCTGGCGCAACATCCGCACGTCATGGCATTTCATCAGGCACCGAAGCTGTTTGGCGGTGATGCCGCTCTGCTGGTGTTGATTGAAGTTGAGGAGTGGCAACCGCCGGAACTGCCTTAG
- the prmB gene encoding 50S ribosomal protein L3 N(5)-glutamine methyltransferase, with amino-acid sequence MDKIFVDEAVSELHTIQDMLRWAVSRFSAAGIWYGHGTDNPWDEAVQLVLPTLWLPLDIPEDMRNARLTASERHRIVERVIRRVNERIPVAYLTNKAWFCGHEFYVDERVLVPRSPIGELIENRFAGLIGEQPHHILDMCTGSGCIAIACAYAFPEAEVDAVDISTDALAVAEQNIEEHGLIHHVTPIRSDLFRGLPQVKYDLIVTNPPYVDAEDMDDLPNEYRHEPELGLAAGSDGLKLVRRILACAPDYLSEQGVLICEVGNSMVHMMDQYPDVPFTWLEFDNGGDGVFMLTREQIVAAQHHFSFYKD; translated from the coding sequence GTGGACAAGATTTTCGTCGATGAGGCAGTGAGTGAACTGCACACCATTCAGGATATGCTGCGCTGGGCTGTCAGCCGTTTTTCGGCGGCAGGCATTTGGTACGGCCACGGCACGGATAATCCCTGGGACGAAGCAGTCCAACTGGTTCTGCCTACGCTCTGGCTGCCGCTGGATATCCCCGAAGATATGCGCAATGCGCGCCTGACGGCCAGCGAGCGTCACCGCATTGTTGAACGTGTGATTCGTCGCGTAAACGAGCGCATTCCGGTGGCCTATCTCACCAATAAAGCCTGGTTCTGTGGTCACGAGTTCTATGTCGATGAACGCGTGTTAGTGCCACGTTCACCGATTGGCGAGCTGATTGAAAACCGCTTTGCCGGACTGATCGGTGAACAACCGCATCACATCCTCGACATGTGTACCGGCAGCGGCTGCATCGCGATTGCCTGCGCTTACGCCTTCCCGGAAGCGGAAGTCGATGCGGTGGATATCTCCACTGATGCGCTGGCCGTGGCCGAGCAAAACATTGAAGAACACGGTTTGATCCACCACGTCACGCCAATTCGCTCCGATCTGTTCCGTGGACTGCCGCAGGTCAAATATGATCTGATCGTCACCAATCCACCGTACGTGGATGCGGAAGATATGGACGATCTGCCGAATGAATATCGCCATGAACCGGAACTGGGCCTGGCAGCAGGCAGTGATGGTCTGAAGCTGGTGCGCCGAATTCTCGCCTGTGCGCCGGATTATCTGAGTGAGCAGGGCGTGCTGATTTGCGAAGTGGGCAACAGCATGGTGCATATGATGGATCAGTACCCGGATGTGCCGTTTACCTGGCTGGAATTCGATAACGGCGGTGACGGCGTGTTCATGCTGACGCGC